The Littorina saxatilis isolate snail1 linkage group LG1, US_GU_Lsax_2.0, whole genome shotgun sequence nucleotide sequence TTCTGTTCTGTCATTTGGGATGTTTGCACATTCAAGCAGGGGAGGTAACCTCATAGTCTTTCTTCCGTCATGGGACTGGACGCACAATCTGTCTGCACGACGCCCACTGATGGTGCTTTGTCCTGCACACGAAGACAAGGTGTACAAGACTTCTTGTGATGATACCTGTTGTTGGTTGAACAAAGATGGAGCGGCCAGTGACCTATTGCTCTGGTCATCGATGATTGCGTAAACTTCCTGGCTTCTCTCTGGTTGGCCTTCTGGAAACACATGGACTAAGATAACCTTGCCACAGGACCTGCTGCCACTGTTATCTCCACACAGCCGTGTGCACTTGGACTTGACGACCTCCTCTCTCTGGCCCTCCCCGCCGTACTCCGAAGAAGGGGCTTGGGGTCGCGCAGGCTCACGGTGCATTGCTGTCAAATGGCCTTTGTCGCATTTGCCACACTTGACGACGGCTGAGCATTTGCttgctatgtgtgtgtttgacgacAAGCACTTGTAACAAATGTTATTGTCTTTGAGGAAAGTCTTTCGCTCCTGCCAAGATTTGGCTCTGAAAGCTTTACACTCTGTCAGAGAGTGTTGCGTCTTGTGTATGGGGCACTTGACGGATGATTCATCAGCACTATCTCCATTGTCATCAATGGTCGACTTTCGATTGAAAACATCGTGACGTGTTCGTTCCCGTTGATCGTGACCTCTTTTGTCAGGCTCAGCAGCAAAGCGAAAAGCTGGGTCATTGTACACTTTGCTCACATTCCTCAGAAACCCTACAAGGAAAGTGAAGGGAGGGAATGGAACTCCATGCTGCTGCTTGTAGTTGGAGGCCTGTGTGATCCACTTCTGCCTGATGGCATGGGGTAGTTTGCAAACAATAGAGTTCACCCCTGCTGAAGAATCATACAGCGCAAACAGCAACGACAGCTTAGGATTCTCCTTGGCACACTGAATTTCATCAAGAATGTCGCAAAGTTCGTAGAGTTTCCTACTGTCTTTATTCAGTGACGTCAGTTGAGGGAAACGCTCTAGTTTGGTCTTTAAGCATGATTCCACTTGTTCCGGCGAACCGTAGCGGTCATCCAGACGTTCCCACAGGAGTTGCAGCGCTCGCTGAGGATTCGCAGGATTTGAAGAACGCAGGCTGTACGCGTACTTGCTTGACTCAGGTCCTAAGTTTTTAACCAGCAAGTCCAGTTCTTCTTGCGGCGTAAGATCCAAGTCTTTCATGACACTGGAAAAACTATTGCGCCAAACTTCAAAGGATTCAGGCTGTTCATTGAAGACTGTCAACCTGGAGAGAAGTAGGTCCTTCTTCAGTAGGAACTTGGCAAAGTCAAACTGCGCGCCGGTCCCTGCTGCTGCATTCTGATGATCAGACACATCAACTTCAGTGTTGTGCTGGCTGTAGAGGCTAGCCACatactttcttgttttctccTCAGCATTCTCAGCAGGCAGTTTAAAAGTAGGAGAGATACTTCTTGCATGCGATAGATTGCCAATGCTATTCTCATCTTCTAAAGCGTTTGCTTCTGCTTCAGCAGCTgctgcttctttctcttcttcgaGGAGCTTCAAGTGTGCGTCGCATTCGCTTTTAATGCGTTCATTCTTTGCTCTTTCTCTCATAATGTCAAATTCTATGCGTGCAAATTGGAGTCGTGCACGTGCGGCCTCTGCCTTGGCACGCTTACGCGCTGCAAAGCTGCTTGTGGCCGAGGTGCGGCTTCTGTTTGACAGATGATCCTCTGACATGATGTCCGCTTACAGTTGGGGCAACTGCAGAAAATTCTTCGACATCCTCAGTATGTAGCTGTGTATGTTTTTTTTCACTGTTCTGCCTCCACGTTC carries:
- the LOC138976177 gene encoding uncharacterized protein — its product is MSEDHLSNRSRTSATSSFAARKRAKAEAARARLQFARIEFDIMRERAKNERIKSECDAHLKLLEEEKEAAAAEAEANALEDENSIGNLSHARSISPTFKLPAENAEEKTRKYVASLYSQHNTEVDVSDHQNAAAGTGAQFDFAKFLLKKDLLLSRLTVFNEQPESFEVWRNSFSSVMKDLDLTPQEELDLLVKNLGPESSKYAYSLRSSNPANPQRALQLLWERLDDRYGSPEQVESCLKTKLERFPQLTSLNKDSRKLYELCDILDEIQCAKENPKLSLLFALYDSSAGVNSIVCKLPHAIRQKWITQASNYKQQHGVPFPPFTFLVGFLRNVSKVYNDPAFRFAAEPDKRGHDQRERTRHDVFNRKSTIDDNGDSADESSVKCPIHKTQHSLTECKAFRAKSWQERKTFLKDNNICYKCLSSNTHIASKCSAVVKCGKCDKGHLTAMHREPARPQAPSSEYGGEGQREEVVKSKCTRLCGDNSGSRSCGKVILVHVFPEGQPERSQEVYAIIDDQSNRSLAAPSLFNQQQVSSQEVLYTLSSCAGQSTISGRRADRLCVQSHDGRKTMRLPPLLECANIPNDRTEIPTPEVAQHHPHLRNIAHNIPQIHGRAPIALLIGRDLPEAHHVTEQVTGPPMSPFAQCLPLGWVIVGDVCLNRMHKPSSPSAVRVNKTTVTSDRGTTFEPCTNDFKVTEADCLGDTVFQRTKEDDKIGLSVEDKRFLDLMDQQFQKNDSDRWSAPLPFRSSRSIPMNNRSQAVSRAHALDISLKKDPVKKEHSSEEDVKNFVSRDFYIDDGVTSLPQKEQAVSLIKRTQADLMEKGEIRLHKYASNDRDFLQDLSADDLCAELHYVDLSDRTAPLPVHSCLGLPYLDEEGLLRVGGRLCNAKETMGLASVHPVILPKNHHVSTLLVRHYHKKVKHKGRHFTEGALRSKRLLDHRCKAACAVHNPAVLLVQKNIEEGDLVLKNAETHRNYWPVGLVTDSHFPQ